Below is a genomic region from Eupeodes corollae chromosome 1, idEupCoro1.1, whole genome shotgun sequence.
CTCCATCCCTTCGTCACCTTGAAGATTTAGCACTCATTTTAGACATGTTACGCGACACATTtcctcaaatttttaatttgagtagaTTGTTTTTAACACTTCCGAATATTGTTACTTCAGTTGGGAGATCTTTTTCAGCAAGTACATTTCTGATATATTTTCTAGTCCCTCATTTTTCTCCgacttaactttataaataagtcACGCCTCGCCACTGTAGTGTAAtaacatttgttattttctattatcgcgtattgtatttttatattttacattaaattaaattataaaaaaaaaaattggtgaatCAAAAACAGCTAAACCTCTTAAAGAGAAATAAtggaacatattttatttagatgtaagaatacatttacattttaCCTACGAAATTATTTACTGTTTATTAAAcgcatattttttaatttccttttcaTCATCATTAGTTTCCACTCAAGACACCGTCGGCGGTCAGAATTCCTATCAAGTGCAATATGTGGACACCGAGTTATACCACAGTAACTCCAGTCAGTCGCAGATGTaagataaacaaaacaaaaatctatataaTATGTCtcataacaaaaatttataaaatttcccaCAGGACATATCCTTTCTGTCCCGTCGGTGATTATCAGACAACAAGCCAATCTTATTATTCAACTACGGCCAACTACTCTACAACGAATACTCCCCCATCGCATGCATCCGGGTTGCCTTATTTAGTTCCTGTCGAGGAGAATCTTCTCCTAAACTCCTCATCGCAAAGCCGCGAATCACCACCGAGCTTATCCGTAAGGATAcctttattatatattgtggCTTTATGCTGGCAACTCGCATCACTAAAATAACtcatatattgaaaattttcttcttcattagGAAGTGTCTTACTTGCAGGAAGCACAAACACCAACCTCTACAACTCCATCAATTGCTGCTTCCTGTGGGACCGGAAGTGGTGGTGGAGGTGGCGGAGCTGCTGTCGGTGGCAGCAATGCAAGTGTTGGTGGCGGCGGTAACGGTGTGATTGTCAGTGGAGGACTCAATGTGGGAGATTCGAACAACCTGGCAAATGCCAACAAGATTGCCTCGGCAACGGTAAGTTAAAAAGATGCATTTCTCATCCTCATCCTCGTCCTCACTCCTTTTCCTTTTCCCTTTCCTTTGCACTGCATCccttaaaatgttcatataaatttgaatttgcgCTGTACATGAAAAGTATAAAGTAGGTATATATGATGGGTGTTGACTTCCATTCCACAGATAAAATGGCTTACACGTAACTATGAGACGGCGGAAGGAGTAAGTCTGCCCCGTTCAACCCTCTACAATCACTACATGCACCATTGCAACGAAAACAAATCGGAGCCAGTAAATGCTGCAAGCTTCGGCAAGTTAATTCGTTCGGTTTTCTCCGGATTGCGAACTCGTCGGTTGGGTACTCGTGGAAATTCCAAGTATCACTACTATGGCATTCGCATAAAGCCCGGATCTACCCTGTCGCACACTATGGAAGATAAACCGGGCCAGCCGTTCTCTGGCAAAAATCCGAACGGTGGTAATCTTAACGGGATTGGTGGTGGTGgtagcggcggcggcggcggcggtggcaaTGGCGGTGGCGGTAGCAATCTCTCAGGAGGTGGAAGCTTGGGCAAAGGCATGAAAAAACACAGTGTTAAGCCCGAGACATATGAAGCTTGCTCCCAGGTGAGTCCCACTTTAGTAGATACTCGTAGTATCCTAGATTcgcatcaaaatcaaaataaagcatATCTcggttttgtgtttgttttgttttctttttttattttaacttttttctggTAAATCTCCAGCGCAAGTTGatataaaaatgcagaaaaatatTTACGGTGACAGTTTTTACGgtctttgtttaaaaacaaagaattaaattttaattagttttcatATAAAAGTGTGTTTTCTTTTGTGATACAGATGCGAAAAGAAAAGTgggaaactaaaaaataaaaagcacttATATCTCCACTAATTCGGATTTAATTAAAACGGTTTTATGTGCGGTAGAGTTTCTCTTTTTCACATAAAAGAATTTgtggaatttttcatttttacttgactttttatattttataaattctcAACACGGTGACCGACGCACGACGTTACGATATGCAAAAAGATATCAAACAAGTTCCTacgaaattaattatttttaattgctgTCTTAATGCTCATTACAAACTGTGTACATAGATACTTTAGAAACGTTGTGTATGTTAAAAGGTCATAGCTCAGAGTAAAGTGTAAGTACCCCCAACTTTCCCCATACGATTTGAATTTTGTGTTAAGTCTAAAACGGATGTAACTGCATTGAAGAATTAAGACTCCCTcccttgtaaaaaaaaaagtatgtaagtACAAGAATTAGTTCCGCCGCCAGAACTGTTTTGAGCCATTTGGGCCAGAAATAGATTTTAGAAAATTGGCAAACGCTTTCTGATTCTACGTGCCTCTTAAAGCAAGTGAACGCGAAACATTATGGGTACTGATGGATTTGCAATCACGTTACGTGTTGCGTAATTTCCTTTGCACTACCGACGCCACTGGTAGTAAAGATCTGgatgatttttattaatattattaagcaTGAGAAATcgatatttgtttcttttaagtaTTTAAGAAGGAATTAGTCGGTCGTCTCAGTTGTTCagtattgaattttataattttccttGCAAATTAAGATTAAGCACATTGCAGCTTTTATTCAAATTCGTTTTTattacttcaaaattttacctttaaccgaaaattttaaaaaatatccaaataaaaCTGCAACTGTTGTTTTCGCCCACTTGTAAAGTATTTCATACGTGAAgaagaagtttttctttttgagtcAAGTGAATAGGTACAACGACAATTTGATAGTTGTTTATGAGCGTTTTCAAGTACTGGATAgtttaaatcaacaattaaaGTGTTTTAAGTGCAATTCAATTTCTGATCTAAAATTTCAAGGCCAATGTCTAAATCTACATGCCTTAGCAGTGTTTCAAAAGCTAATATCGAATTAATTAGACACTAAGACCTAACGACGTGCAACAGCTGATAAAATTGACCAAAGTCCTATTGGCTTTTATTCTAACTTAAACAATAAAGATAAGTAAGGATGAAATATATAGggaggtaaaaaaaaactgccccTAACAGCAGCTTGAAGATGAGCAATTTAAGGTGAGCATCTGATTATTGTGATTctgctgaaaaaataaaacaaaaagtttgcaTAAACACAAGTCTCTCAACAGTTTTAagagttattaaaattcttaaataataaaacttgagaAAAAATCGGTACTTCACGAACAACGGAAAGTTATGCTAttagagtttttcaaaactcaaataatCTGGACAAAGAATGGTGTTACGTGGTTTTTTTTTGACGATAAAACTATTTATTTCGGTGGTACTGAAATAATACTTTcaacattttagaaaataaaaagggGCTAAGAGCTTCATCACAACTGTGAAGGAAGTTTTGTTATATGGAAAGCAATGAGTTATTATGTAAGAGTTATGGCTGAGGTGgttgtattaaaaattactgCAGCTCTTGGTGTATGGGAATCTTCGAAAGAAATTGTCCTAAacaatctaacattttttgaccCATTAACTTGGCCTATGATAGCGCGCCTATTCATATTGCAATTCCTTCAATTTCTGCGGTGCTCATCTGATCTATAAAcacattattaaatatacttGGGAAGATGGTTAGTGATGGTTGTcgttagtttaaagaaaaagaatcatTTATTTCTACAATTAAGTAAGCGTTTAGCGAAATGTCgttgaattttaactttaagtaaGTGTTTGATTTTGGATAATTCTTTTCTAAAGATCTTAACAGAGTAGTTAACACCAACAGATGGCACATTAACCAtcaaaatttggagaaaaaaaaaatagtaaacagtattttcgaaaatgggtataaacatttaaattaaatgaataaaatcgTTGTAggcacttacttacttacttacttacttaaggtggcgctacagtcctgtgtgaactagggcttcacccaacaaatttctccatctagctcgatccctagctagatgtctccagtttcgcgctccaagttgggtgaggtcactttccacttttgaGCGCCGCCTGATcggcggtcttcctctactgcgcagccctgtgggtgtgaatttgaagactttccgggccggagcattggttttcatgcacgctacgtgacccagctttcttagtcgttggacttttacccttttggctatgcatacgggaccgtagatcacacgaagaacttttgtctcgaaccgacccaaggtgctttcatccgcttttgtcatagtccatgcttctgcaggacgtatagcaggacggggataataagggtcctatataacaacactttggtccctcgagagaggactttgccactcaattgctttcttagtccaaagataGATGagattaaacgaagaataactcttactattcttcgtttaatctcagcgctggtgttttgTTCTGCGTTATTAGCGGAGcgtaggtagacgaagtccttgactacctcaaaattacttctgtcgatggtgacgttttgaccaagacgtcggtctCGAAAgtttgttttgccttcattaaccgttaaacccatttttgccgcctctgcctcaatactcacaaaagccccattgacatcacgctaagttcatacgattatgtcaatgtcatagcatatgctagtaattagacaaaattttgaaagatagtgcctctagtattgacgtgtgaactctgcactattctttcaagtacgatgttaaaaaaatcgcatgacagcgcatcacctttaacaaaactttttttgatgtcgaaaggttcttttaagttgtttccaacctttatataGCAACTTGAATTCTTCCTGCATAAACGGccgagtttggtagggataccaaaactagaaatgcctctatacagctcgttccgtcatatgcggccttgtcgatttggtgttcttggggttttccaggatctgccgtaatgtgaatatttgatcgactgtggactttcctggtttaaaaccacattgataaggatctttcaggttgttgacgatgtgctttagacgttcacaaattacggcagagaagattttataggcgatgttaagtagactgattcctctatagttggtgcagtttagagggtcttcttttttcaggatcgggcaaacaatactgaggttccattcatcgggcatgctttcttccgaccatatcttacagataagttggtgcatgcttctaaccaacttttctccagctgctttaaagagctcggcattcaagccatccgctccagcggctttattagacttcagcttagatatggcaatctttacatcgtctaagtcgggagctttcgtcgtctatgttgaatggatcatcctggcTGAcatgacagcggaattcggttcgtcgtcgccgttatacattttgcagaagtggtccttccatatcctcagcattgactgcggttctactatgatgtttccacttcgTCTTTGCAGTCTTCGGTTTTAGGTTTATATACTTgttaatttcgtttcacctgttaataaaattttcgaacttcatttctccTTTTAATCCTCTCAagtctcaacatcttcgaccgcacgctctttctttttccttctaagaagttcctctcgcctcttctgctcatagagctcatgagcagctctcggcCTTTTGCTTGGCTGcttttgcctgccgacattcctcatcaaaccaggggttcctggttggtggctgcttgaaaccctaAACATCAGAGGCGGGTTCTCTGATTGCAGCTtgtcaatgttgccactggttttcgatacattgtgttggcggcagagaacttcgagagaggttacttgtaactcggtcggaattGGCGATCTcatgcgattgtagccgttcggcGTTGTTCCTCCTCCcggcacctccctgttttgcttgGGTCTGGAAAACCGAAGTGCTGCCTTGGCTATAACGAggaagtggtccgagtcgatgttagctcctcggaaagttcggacatccatgttgctggaagcgtgtctggcgtcaatcgcaatatggtcaatctggttgacggtagattgatctggagaactccaagttcctttgtggatgttgaggtgtggaaaacgcgtacttgCTACCATGAAGTTTCGccctgcagcaaaatctatgagcctgaatccgttgtaggaagtgttgtcgtgcaggctgtttttcccgattatagCACccaagatgtcttcccttcctagctttaATATCGTAtgtaggacactgctcatatgttttgtctaagagctcaaaaaacatatctttggtgttgtcatccttttcttctgtgggggcgtgcgtgAATATCAGACTAattttgccgaatttagccttgatgcggatggtcatgaagCGCTCGTTGATCCAACTATAGCTCAAGGCTTGTAACCTAAATCTGGCTCCTATAACAAAGCTGCCAAATAAGTGCTGTTGGTTTTCGCGGTAGCAGTCACTATAGTAAATGTCGTAGTTTtacatcctctttttgcccgacacatcccatcgtatttcctggatggcggtgatgtctgctttatagcagccTAGGGCCTCCGGTAATTCTTCGGCcgacgtggtctgttaagggaccttacattccaagtacagatccgaagttcgttgtccttatttcgtatgcttgggttgtcaacagtgaatccgtccgtatccgaggcttgttggtgcttcgcaatcAATGtatttacgtggtcaggaagtcaccccgacgcgacggcacaaccccaacctggagggccagatccttagtataactccaagaacgaagagccggataaaccactccttatagACCTGGGTTCCGAATAACTCGTAGAAGGCCTATAACTGGAACTGTAGGCGCCACccttgattccatctcgggaattcctccgctgccgtctggataaaaaGAGGTGCCTTAGTAAAAACCCCTCTCACAAAGGGGTGGTGAGAGTAGGACTTGATAGACAggggtgggttttgagaaaaacctgtggacgcttgtgtcctcttaaatgcacatgtTTACCATTTGACCATACTTTTTTGGTACAATGTTATTAGTTGAATAGGTAAATTAAAAATCCCTTGGGCTGACAAACTTTAgccgaaaaaaagttgttgatcgAGTTTTTTCCGTCCCAACTAAATGATTTGATGTCTCCAGACAAATTCCTTAGAACTTCTATCTCATTTTTCCACTCAACGGACAACATACCGTGgtatcaaaaaccgaaaacaaaAATGGCCATTTCAACCGGTTTTATGTGCTTCCCTTTTCTTTTTGTACAGCAACTTCCACTGATAAGATATTTTACCTTAAGCGACACTTTTTGGACTCATACAACAAcacataataatttatttcaaaaacttctgaTACAATGTATGTCATTCAAGTATTTCTCTCGTTGTTTTATGTCCACTGCGGAAATGTGCGGGTATAAAGAATCTTTTAAATCATCCTGATTATTACACAAAAGGTTAAgttccattccacattcgcttaCCAAATTTATCCAATCATCACACCAACTTGTTTTGGTTCGTATTTCTTGGAGCGCTGTTATATTCGAAAGCCTATTATTGCTCATCTTCATAACTCTCAAaatgtaatcgacttgcatttttagggttcgtatgaacataggtgattattctgatttcaaaataataacacaGTTGGGTGTATTTGATGGCAGTCCAAAAATTCGCTTAATAAAGTATCGGAGAAGTTTCTCAACTATTTCGTATTGTTTCATTCCCCAAGTTTGTGCCGCTTAAAATATGACAGACTCAGAAACCGCTTCAAATAtcttaaacttttgtttaaaaaacattttttccaagttAACTAGTTTCTCTCTAAGATCAATTTCCATgctcaaatttttcgttaagtgaactccaaggtatttgaattccgtGACAACTTCAATGATCTCTCTattatagaaccatttttctttcgctGAATTGCGGCCTcctcgtttaaaaatcaaaatttcggGAATGTTTCTGCGATACTTTTAAGGGTAAAAATGTGGTCTTCCCTCGAATTAACTGTAATAAAGCCGGCTTGAAACTCCTTAAGAGCTTTTTGTCTTCTATCCAtttattaaaacgtttttgcaaaatcagcgtgaatattttatatgaagcatTTAGAAAGGATATTCCTCCATAATAAGACACCTTGGTAAAGCTCCCTTTCTTATGAATTGGGAAAATTATGGACTCCTTGAATTCTAGTGGTATCATTCCTATTTCCATGACATTGTTATATATAGTTGTCAGTCGATTGATAAACTCTGCTGTgccatacttataaaattctgcTGGTATGCCATTCAGTCCGCATGCTTTCCCATCTTTAAGATCCACTGCAgctaaaaagaattattatccAACAAATATTGATGTTCGAAGTAGCCATCATTCGAATGCCTGTATGCTCTAAGCCAGCTAAACGATAATTTCCGTGCCTTTCTACAGTCTGCATCAAACCATGGCTCTATGAAGTTCTCCCGGAATTTGCTGTTGGCCGCTACAGTTGGATACGACTCCTTGATTATTTTATCCAGCTTGGATAAATCACAATTTCTTTGAGTCAAGCCTTGCTTGATATTTCATCTCATTTCCGTCTCAGCGCCCTGTTTTCAAAACTCtttgttggtcaaaaaaagtattaggatagtaaatgtttagttttattaaacaaaataaaaacgaccCGTAAAAAGAACCGACCCGTTTTTACGTGCACCtcatatttaaatatgtttaaaatgtacatttttgatttcccaaaagtttttaaacatctatattttaagattcgtaaggcttcaaaataaaaatttgaaattccaaTAATGCAGGTATTTAAAGCTTAATTTAGTACACTTATTTCGACTGAGCATAAAAATCCCATCCACCAACGAAACTTGTGATGTTCTTAGCTTAATGTCAAGCTGTAGAAACATCACATCTTATACGGTtaatcatttaataaaataaagaatggaGGAATTTAGTGATAAATTTATGCTCggcattttgaaaacaatagtcCGAACCAACTATTTGAAAACTTAGTCGAACCACTTTTTAACGATATTCTAACTCTTTGTACAAAAGCCTTTGTCCCTAACCAACATATTCGAATCGCACTTTTTTCCTTCaacttaagatttaaatttttggaatattgtttttatttattatttatttattgaaattgttattaatcaaaaaatttctttcttcttcttatatttttagtatttaggGGATGGTTCTGGTTGCATCCCAATATTTCCTCACATTGAGCTCGATAACTCATTCAACAACGAACTTACTCTGGATGATGTTGAAACCTTTCGTTCCATGTATCGTGAGCATTGTGAATCGTTTCTCGATGCTGTTTTGAATCTCGAATTTGGTACCATTGAATATCTTTGGCGTGATTTTTGGCGTTCTTCGGACAACAATAACCTAGATGAATGTGAAgaggaaaaatatttatcaaaaactaaactttacTTACTTTGTCATTGCAATGGAGTTCAAAAGTTTATCAAACAGGTAAATCTAAGATTTGAAAATCTTaccaaacaaacttctctataaagaagaaattttattcttttaaggtGGATTACCAATTTTACCAAAATATGGTTGATGTCCTCATTCCGGACGTTCTTCGTTCCATACCCAACGCACTTACCCAAGCCATTCGGAATTTTGCCAAAAACTTGGAAATCTGGCTTTGCGAGGCAATGGTCGGGGCCCCAGATCGTGTGGTCCAGATCAAATCTGCAGCTATCTCGGCTTTTTGTCAAACCCTTAGACGTTATACATCTTTGAACCATCTAGCTCAGGCTGCACGTGcagttcttcaaaataattcccAAATTGCACAGATGTTGAATGATCTTAACCGTGTTGACTTCCACAATGTCCAAGTGAGTATAACACCAGAAGTCATGCTTGGAAAGAAAAGAAGCCTTTAAGAagtatttaatttcttattttttgcagGAACAGGCAGCTTGGGTATGCCAATGTGACACTTCTATTGTTCAACGTCTTGAGAATGATTTCAAAACAgctttacaacaacaaaatacccTCGAACAATGGGCTAGTTGGCTACGTCTTGTAGTTGATTCGGCTTTAGAAGAATATCGAGACAAACCCAATTATGCTAAAGCTGCTCGACAATTTCTGCTCAAATGGAGTTTCTACAGTTCAATGGTAATAAGGGATTTAACTCTAAGATCGGCTTCAAGCTTTGGTAGCTTCCATTTGATACGTTTGCTTTATGATGAATACATGTTTTTCTTGGTGGAACATAAAGTTGCTGAGGTTTTACAGAAGACCGCAATCGCTGTGATTAGCGATCGAATGGTAAGTtatataataatgaaaaatgttcattaattttgtttaatgtgattttgttttcattagtactataattaaattttactttgcaTTAAACGTGTTCTTAGTGCAGACAATTTTAAGGCTGGCTAAACATaaggttaaaaaaagtttaaggaatTAAGTAAATTTTCGGCGCTAACAACTATCATTGTTCTAAATAGATCCAATGGTGTTTATTTGTATTGTCTAAAGGGCGTTCGAAATTTTCTGATCTGTCCCAcagagtttttataaaaattcaagtttatGGCAGTTTTTCCGAAGAAGTTCATAAAAAGTCCTTAATTTTATCTGTAAGACcttttaaagtaaagaaaataacaaagaaatattATGGTTTAGGTAAATACTAGTTTTAGTGTGTGCTGCCTCctgatttctgaattacttcAAGTAACCTGTGATGCATGGATTCATTGAGCGAAATTTGGACCCAAGACTgttttatggcttcaataaaCTCTTCGGTTTTTTGGTACTGCATTTCTCCTTCgtagacttttcttgaaagGCATCCCCACTCGTTTACATGATGTTCAGTTCAGGAGAATATGGGGGCCATGGTTATAGGTTCATATTTTAACCCTGAGCCAATGCTTTTGTTGGCCGTTATTGTTGGAAAGTCCGTTTTGTCCACCAAATTATTCAGAAGTTTTTGGAATTCCAGAATCGATTTATAAGTGATTGTCATCATATCAGAGCTTTGAAAAACCAACGGTCACGTAATAGGTAATTGATCCCCATACCATTACACCACCTCCTTTGCTGTGCCTTTTTTCAAGATAGAATTATTCCCTTCTTAAATCATGGACATAGCAGCTATATTCATCAGgcccaaattaatttttttttatcggaAAAGACGACGCACAGTATGCCAAGCTCGGTTCCACCTACGgtgatttgttgcaaaatttagGCGTTGGCTCATgcgtgtagtacccgtggcatgattattagtgcgttggactgtcatgcaaggggtcttgggttcaatccctgcctgtgccaccttaatttaaaaaaaaataaaaattattttcgcgggtactgcctcttgcgaggaattgacaaatccttcaagagtaatcctTGTCATGACAAAAGTGCTAtttcaaactagccgttcggattcggcctaaaattgtaggtctctaccattcctgacaacagtactcgcaggaatgattgagagttgtaagtcactaggccctggttcacaacggactgttgcgccaccccatttgatcaTGCGTGTAGCATTCAATGGTgggtttttcttcattttttggtgTCGTCACTAATGGAAAACCTTGAATTTGAATCAGCACTCACTATTGCCTGCCTTTCCTGAAATGATGTGGCTTTGTTGACTCttcctttttgctttttttcactgCCTCTCTGGATCCTTGAGGTAGTTGTATACATTTGAACTTATTCTAATTTTGCTGGCTATAAAACGGATGGTTTTGCCAAGATCTCTTTAAGCTCGAACTTGGCCTATTCCCTCATTGGTTAGACTCTAACACATACTTcttgattctatcaaattaatacttGTACTAAGTTCCCAAACAATCAGTGTATccttttatctgatttaaaacaTGCTAAtgggtaaatttagatcttcttCATGTGACAAAAAAACAGGTGCGTTTTAAGACCTTCTTTGGAAGAAGCgtcataaaacttgtatttattaacttaatccaaaaatgtttgcttgcaatataaatttaataaataccacattcattccacatttgagtttttctcaaaaacctaagggtttaagaaatatcggcaAATAAAACACGGAAAATAATTGTCACTatccatgtgacacgaagtgtatgaattaaattttaaaaatatctgatGTTAACGGGTGTTTTTCTGGAGGTTAGCAAAACGGTAATACATCTACATGAAACCCGCTtccaaaatgtttaagtttatttcaatAGAACCAAGTACCAAAAGAATTAACAGAAATATTTAAGATTAAGGATATTTGTTTCCTGCGATTTGAGAAAGCCGCACAAGAAAAAGTGTAAACTGGTGAAATCAGACAATTTTAGAACCGCAATTCAAGTCGCCTCTGTGCGAGATCACCATTCCATGAAACTGGAAGGGGAGAAAATCGATTGTGTCTCGAGCTGTGTCAAATGTAGCCTCATCCTGTTGAAACTAAATGTCTCCTATGACCACATCATCCAATTTAGACCACAAGAAGTTGGTGAGCATCCATCTATAGTTTCTCGCATTCTGCTTAAAATGGTCTagacaaaaatccaattaaggAAATACGGAGAACTTTGAAATGTGGTCCGGCGAATTCAGCGAAATTTTTCCCGGTGTCCTTCCAGTCAAAAGAAGTTCATAGCGAGGCCTCTGAAATTCTCTCCTGCTTTTtgaggaaattgaaaaaaaaatatttttttatcaaacggGTTTGTAGAGGCTAATGAAGTATCGTTCATGAAGCCCTTTTGCACGAAAAAGATTCTTAGCACTGACCtacactttttaaataaattacgtGTAGGATGTAAGGCTGTTTATTATACATTAATTGTCGTGCTCTTAAGGTGCCCAAAATTGATTATTAAGGTTTTGAAGCTTGAGCTtaattatgtataaaatataaaactttttatattaattacaaATTGGATATGAACCCTCTACAACATAAATtgtataatgaaaaaattgaagacTCGATTCACCTCACTCTAAAAAAtcataaagaaaataagaatattCCTTATGTAAGTTGGAGATCGTCTGCACGCATATAGGTTAGGTTTGACGGGATGATGCAATTTTCGATCTAAAAATATCTCTTTCTTCTCTTCGACTTCGCACCCTGAGCTGATACCCATTCTGGATACCTAACctatcaacaaatattttgccattGACTTCCCCATGAAGACCCCTAATTCTGAAGAGCCGCCGTTTTGCggtttcaataaaactttattagatCAGCCGATTTACTTGATCTATTGGCTTATAGATCAAAGCAACAATATGGCTGGGTTGAAGCATTGATCCGTTTCTTGGCAATTGGTCTGTGCTTTCTTTTTCGTCAATGTCACAGTGCACTGGAACCCAACGAAGGTTAACCGTATTGGCTTTGCTGAGTGAACGTAGATCTCCTTGGCACTGCCTTACCAGTTTTTACTTCGTGACAATGGCTGATATGGCCTTGATTGCTGCTCATTTATGATC
It encodes:
- the LOC129939626 gene encoding DNA-binding protein RFX2, coding for MTTSLATQRNFVIANPSANVVEANISNASATTNHILATNEIKHEVIAISTEDSLNDENVLQLEDVLSQQTDTNDMPVLDVVPMDASDSSNGESDSMHHDLSAIKDGVELAQVTVLQAPNGEDGESPQYITVTVSTQDTVGGQNSYQVQYVDTELYHSNSSQSQMTYPFCPVGDYQTTSQSYYSTTANYSTTNTPPSHASGLPYLVPVEENLLLNSSSQSRESPPSLSEVSYLQEAQTPTSTTPSIAASCGTGSGGGGGGAAVGGSNASVGGGGNGVIVSGGLNVGDSNNLANANKIASATIKWLTRNYETAEGVSLPRSTLYNHYMHHCNENKSEPVNAASFGKLIRSVFSGLRTRRLGTRGNSKYHYYGIRIKPGSTLSHTMEDKPGQPFSGKNPNGGNLNGIGGGGSGGGGGGGNGGGGSNLSGGGSLGKGMKKHSVKPETYEACSQYLGDGSGCIPIFPHIELDNSFNNELTLDDVETFRSMYREHCESFLDAVLNLEFGTIEYLWRDFWRSSDNNNLDECEEEKYLSKTKLYLLCHCNGVQKFIKQVDYQFYQNMVDVLIPDVLRSIPNALTQAIRNFAKNLEIWLCEAMVGAPDRVVQIKSAAISAFCQTLRRYTSLNHLAQAARAVLQNNSQIAQMLNDLNRVDFHNVQEQAAWVCQCDTSIVQRLENDFKTALQQQNTLEQWASWLRLVVDSALEEYRDKPNYAKAARQFLLKWSFYSSMVIRDLTLRSASSFGSFHLIRLLYDEYMFFLVEHKVAEVLQKTAIAVISDRMQKDTDFEFDYQLAFIETDTNIAKRMKHE